GCTTTCTAGTGTGCATATACAGAACCATCAAATATTTCGTGCCATTCGAGTTGCATTATGTACTGAAGCCAAGAAAAAGTATGAATTCATTTCCCACTCGATGTTCGAATAATGATAGTTCTTTACATTACTAGCCAAAGGCTAAAACTCAGGATTTTAAAGGCATGAATTTGAAGCATCACTCATTTGCTAAAGTAAAACTCAAACAAGAAACTACTTAAAGATTTAACTTAATCAAACACCAATCGAAAATCAACGGTGGACTACACAAAGATAGAAGTAGTATTAAGATTACAGAAAGATGGACTACTGATCAACGCCGATACCATCCCCAACTCAATCACTTGCACAGTCTAGCAGGCATAGGGTTTTATACAAAAGGCCTCGATGCAATTAGCTGAACCACTCGTTAATATATAGTCTATTTTTCGTTTGCCAGGTTTCTGATGTGGGAAGTTTACATTTTTTCAACAAGTTGCTTCACAAAGTAATAGAAATAGATGTTAATTGCACAGATAAAAGAATCAAGGTGACCTTCCATGGAGCAAACACATCCCATCCGTAGCTAAATCCAGTGGCACAAATCACAGCTTCTGAATCATCACTTATCACTTCTGCTAACTTAGCAGAACCATCTGTCACATCTGCCTTCACCTGAACATTCGCAAGAAATCGTTTCATCGAGGACCCGAAAAAATTAAAcattctccaaaaaaaaaaacacaaaacgaAAAACCCAATTGAGTTCCCAGCATGAATCAATACCAGCACTTGAAATTCTGAAGAAACTCACAATTTGAAGAGCTGGGTTGTCTGAGGGAAGGCTAGCTTTCGCTTTCTCCAAGTTCCGAACTCCGGCTTTAACTGAGAAACCCTTGGCCAGCAGCTGCTCAACAATTCTTTTACCAGTATTTCCAGTGGCACCAGCCACAAATATTTTCTTCTTCCCAATCACATTGGTCTCAGTTGAACTTATCTCTGTAACTTCCTCTGTAATTTCACCCCCTTCCATCTAAACCAGAGATTGACATGTTAATAGTTAAAAACTAACATTAATGGcattggggagagagagagagagagagggagacctGAGCGGACTTTAGGATGGGAAAGGACCTGGTgttggaggaggagaaggaaaccagagagaagggtttgatggtggtggtggaaagaggagggaggaggCGGTGAGTGCAGAGACGGTGAGGAGGGTTTCTGAGAAGGAGAGGCAGAGGAGTTGCCATTTGCTTTATCTTGCTCCCTTGAAACTTCTACTTATTTCTTGTCCTCCAAGTCCAACCAACAGCGAGACCCTGTCCTGTCTTGGCTTCCCATTTGCTGTGTGCGACTCTGGGTGGGCAGCTTCCACATCAGTGTTTCTAGGGCCCCTTTCCTCCCTTTATTGGGGTTTTTCTTTTGCCTTCTTACTGGAGATATTTTTCACTGCTGCGACGGAAACACAGGATGATACActatatgtcattatacaaatggtaagatatgtgtgttaaaaaattaataacttaaaatataaaattttgcatCACTTGTATAAAAACACATAGTGTACCAATCGTGTTAcaatcataataaaaaatttcgcTTCTTATTGAGTTGGCTATGGACGTCTGTTCTTTTTTTAGGTATGTTTATAAAGACGATTTGAATTTTAGTTGTGCAAGTTAAGGATTTAAGTTGAGGATGTCCTTAACTTCATCCTATTTCTATTTCTAGGGTGTTGTTTGACGATCGAAATCGTTTAGTTGAAAGATTTTCATTCAAGCATTACCGATGCAAAGAATCGAATAAATCAACATTTTTTTAGCCATTCAATTGTTCgtaatttcatttcaattttatcTAACGAACCATGGTTTTTATGCTCGTTTAAGAGGACCGAACATGTTcagatttggatgattttttttgcaaggatgatctttGAATGAGGTGCTAAAATGTAGACCGTTCTGATCATTGAAGATATTACGGAGAGCCTTAAGAAATATAAGGACATGAGTAATAGGGTCATCATAACATATCTGCATTAATTTTGATCAAGCATGCTATCTGCAATCTCAGAATCAGAAGGCTTCTAAACTAAAACTTCTGTGGAACCAAACTGATCAGAGGTCACCGGCGAGCGATTGAACTAAAAAGTTCGCCACATGAACGCTGGGGGCGTCAGGCGGCGAAACTATTTCTACAACCTTGTAAGATGCTTCAGGGCGGATTAGTGCCGCAACTGCTACTTCTGCAACCTGATCTCTTGAGATTGTGCCTTGATAAAGAGTGTCCTATACCAAGAGAGAGCAGAGATAGAACATAGAATTTGAAGCAACGACTAAGGTTTTAGTACGGAAACAAGACTAAATGAGAAAGAACATAAAGGCTGATGAAAATTATGTTAACATACCGCTGACTCCATCACAAGATTTCCAGTTGGAGGCTCGTCTCTCAACCCGCCAGGCCTGATTATCGTATAGTTTATGCCCGACTCCCTAACATATTGTTCTGCGCGAAGCTTTGCTATCAAGGCGAGTCCAAAAACATTAAGATAGATGTAAGCCGGATTGAGAATCTGGCCCATTGCTGCTCCATTGACTAAAATGGAACTCACAAGGATAAACCTAGTCACACCAAGTTTCCGGCATGCCTCTACAAGGTTGATTGTGCCCAAATTATCAACCTGCAGTGAATTTACCTCTTTCAGAACGCCGGCTAATGTTATGCGTTCATAAATCAGTGGAAAACCAAGTATGCGCAACGTAAAGATTTTGCTTCATAAGCAGAATGGAGATAAAGGTCGACTGCATAAATAGAGAATCCAAGTGACCTTCCAAGGAGCATACAAATTCCATCCAGGGCGACATCCCGTGGCACATATCACAGCTTCTGAATCATTGCTTATCGCATCTGCTAGCTTCGCAGAACCCTCTGTCACGTCtgctttcacctacaaaaaaaaatgcaagtCATTCTTTCATCCAAAACCCCATACATTAAGCATTCCCAAAAACAGCAGAGACCCGATTGAGTTTCTAGCATGAGGCCTGCACTTGAAATATTTGAAGAAACTCACGATTTCAAGAGCTGGGTTGTCTTGGGGAAGGCTAGTTTTCGCTTTGTCCAGGTCTCGAACTCCAGCTTTAACCCGAAAACCTTTAGCCAGTAGGTGCTCAACGATTCTTCTGCCGGTACTTCCAGTAGCACCTGCCACAAAAATCTTCTTTTTCCCGATGGCACTCCACTTGATTTCGTTGCGCTAATGTAAGGTGTTTGATTTGTAGTGTTATTCAATGCTCGTTGCGCTAATGTGGCCATCGCCCTCACTTGTTTAGTATCCCATCAGCTCATGAATATTATGCAATAGATTATCCAACatccataaaaaaattaaaaaaataaaaattatgcaAATAAAAACAGATTACATTAATAAAAACCAGATTCTTAATTCAAGGTCTAAGAACTACAGACAACAAGATACACGAGGCCAACACAGAAGGTTAAATCAGTATTCCCCTCCAGAGATGCGCAACGGGTCAAATCTGTTGCCAAATTTTGCTCTCCCTGGaattcaagacttggaagtgatGCAAATCCATCTCAGCAACATACATTCCTAGCATTACATATTGCAGGTGATCCTTTACCAACTCATGATATTATGAACACTGTTCCACCATCTACCATCACTATGTTTCTCTTTCGGAGTTCCTGAACATAATCAAGTTCGTGAGTTAATGCTTATCCTTCCGCAAAAATACTAGCTCGAAAAATAATAATAGGAAGAACTAAAAAGTCAATGATTTTGGTACAGAGATTGCAAGATGCTCGTCCAGTATGTCTTCCGtgaatttaatgaaaatttaCCTCTAATAGGAAGGTTATCTCTGTACTTGAGTAAGGAACACTTGCTCCGTCATTGACAGCATTCTCTAAGGCCTCAACAGATATGCTGTCGGAGCGCTGTACTGTACGTACTTGATTTAAAACATCAGTAAGTGCTTTTAACCTGCTGGTGCAGAAGGAATAAAGAAATTGAATTGGCATTAGACACAATTGAACCAGATGTGAATTAAACAAACTAGAAAAAAGAAGAGCAACTTGGGTTGGTGCTACTAGGCAGAACCTTTCGGAAGAGTTATCAGCAGCAGCAGATTCAGTGTGAGGGTCGACATCCATGGGTTCAGTTGTTGAACTAACACAGGCAAAACAAGAGAAAACAAGTTAAATGACTGTCGTGAATTTGAGAGCACAGATAACATCAATTTATGGATACAGGCAGTTTCTGCAAAGTACACTTACCCTTCATTCCCAGTACCATTGCCAGACCCATTATCTTGACCTGCGGGATGGTTAGCTCTGCCGTTCCTCTCCAATTCTCGCTCTCTTTCTTGCTCGCGCTCCTCCATGTCAGTCAATTCTTTGTGATAAATTGCAAAATTTAAAACTTTGAGAGCAGCGTCAACATCTGACTTTGAAACCTGTTAAGGTAGATTTATCATTACTTTTGAGTTTGATGAATGTTACAATTGACAGTCACAGAACACATAAACTGATGAAGAAACCATAGTTTTGATTccacaaataaatgaaagagcAGAATGAACGTGTCCCGTTTGGACTTTATTAATCATTAAAGTTGACAAGGTACCTTTCtgctcaactttaattttgcatgagCAGTTGAGAGACGAATGATGGTTTCTAATGTTCTGGCGGTGATTGGAAGTGTTCCTCCAGTCTGAATAACAAAAATGATATCAGATTATAGTCAGAAAGTCATTGCATTGACCATGCCTAAATATACAATGATGACAAATGCTGACCTTTGCATTTGAACTGGCATTTCTGAGTTCTGCATACGCTGTTGCAATTTGTTCAGAGGcctgtggaaaaaaaaattgttattagccATCAGACAGATTCATAATGCACTGACCAGGTCAGGAAGACAAGTTCATAAACTAACTGAAAAGGCTCTCCACAAGAAAGATATTATATGGCAGATTGCACAAGTAAGATTCTAAGATAAGCAACAAATGACGTGACCGAGGGAAAACATACGTATATTATTGAGTATATAAATCATCAAATAAAGAACCAGTACCTCATCAGTCAGATCAGGCTCAATCCTATTCTTTGCATAATGAATATACTTTTTAAGAAACTTGATTGTGAGCGTATCACGCTTTCGACCCCTATCAGTTTTTTTCCCATGTAGCATTCGGTTATACTTAACAAACACAGATGAGTCATTATCAGTTTCATCTTCTCTTCCAAAAGCCGAGCTCCCATCAAGCATTGCCTCACCTACACTTATAAATTAGTGAAACTTATTTTGTACTTCTCAAAGATCATAAAACATAAACAGGAGATTTCTGCTTTAGTACCTCCAGTTGCAGAACGATACCGATGCATGCGCAACACATGCTCTGAGACTTGACGGTCAATGTCAGGGTCCATTTGATCCAATACGATAAACAGTAAATCAAAACGAGAGAGCAAAGAGTCTGGAAGTCCAATATTCTTTGTTGGTGTCAATGAGCGATCATACTGCATGATTATTAAAAAAACCAGCGTTAAAAAAATTTGACTAAAttacttaaataaaaaaaacgcgACAGTCAGAACAACAAATTGCAAATATGTTATCAAATGGTTGATGACCATTAGCTGTGTCACTTACAGAACCATATATGGGATTTGCAGCAGCCACCACACTGCACCGTGCATTGAGGGATGCATGGATACCAGCTTTGGCAATTGTTACAGTCTGCTGCTCCATAACTTCATGTATGGCAACACGATCTTGATCATTCATTTTGTCAAATTCATCAATACAGACAACACCACGATCAGCAAGAACCATCGCACCAGCTTCTAGCCTTCTCTCCCCTGATAACAGACAGATTTGTATCTTCCTCGTAATAACATCATATAATGCAAAAGTTGAACTGCAAGAGATGGAATATGTTATTACCCGTCTCTTGATCCGAAGTAACAGCAGCTGTCAAACCAACACCAGAAGAACCCCGGCCTGTAGTTGATATTGCCAATGGAGCGATGTTCATAATTGCTCTTAGAAGTTGAGATTTGGCAACAGAAGGATCACCAACCATCATCATGTTAATGTcactaaaagaaaagaaaagacattTGTGATCAAGATTCAATTTTGTCTAGAGGAACACTTAGGCAGGGCCTTAGAAAAGAAGGGACTAGATAGATAAGCATTATTAGGATGGTAAAATCCCCGGAAAATTTTGAATCATAACTTACCCTCGTAAGTGAGTACCATTCCTTAAGTTCTTTTCCATTCCACCAAGCATTAGCAATATTACTGCTTTCTTTATCCATGAATGTCCATAAATAGAGGGTGCAATTGAATTCCCAAGCAGGTCAAATGTATCACTTCTTTCTGCTATCTTTTTTATGTTCTTTATGTCATCAGGACTGTAAATTGGTGCATTTGCTTCTTTGTTGAGCAGCGAAACGCTGTTCGCTATGAGAACAGTCCTACACAAACAAGGCCATTAAGTCTAAGTATTAAACTAGAATACATTATTGTTTAAACAAGATAAGAACTTTTGCACTCCTCGTGGTTGAAGCTACCTGAATACTCCATTCACGCTTCCCTTGCTTTTACCAGGAAGAGCTTTGTAAATCCCTACAATCGCCACACGGTCTCCTGGTTTGCATGAATCAACGAGGTCATCCTCAACTATGACATCCACTGTCCGCGGAAGCTGACCAGGAGCAGAGTTCTCAGGAACTTCTTGCATAGATAAAGTTTGATGATCTTTGTATTTGCATAGTCCATACTCAGTCACCAATAAGTTACCATTTTCGTCCTGTGGCaatatattttcataaaaagtCCCTTCTCCAACGATAAAATAAGATACAATTAAAGCGAAAACTTGAGATTACCCTAGTAGGATAAACTGCTCCCGTAGGCAAACCCATATTGGATGTAATGTCTCGGTATTCTCGAGAGGTGAAGTTTCCGGTACTAGGGCAGAAGTGAACACTCTTAACAACTTTTGGCCTCACAAGAGAACCTACAAATGAGTTAGTTACCAGGTTAGACTCACCCATAGCCAACATTCCCAACAAAAACATATTGATATGTTTCACTAGCTGAACTGAAAGCTAAGCAAACGAAGAATCTTAGGGTTTATGATTTTCTAGTCTAAATCAACACCACTAACCTTGAATTCCCCATAaaattgtttcttttatttacgTTTTTCCTCAAATTTTAATCAAGAATGGCCATTTCCGAGACGTAAATCGAGCATGAAATGAAAGCAAAAGTAGAGGGCAGGGGAGGAAGAAGGTACATTTGGTGACAATGCCCTGGACGCAAACCATGGAACCAATGTACTCGGAGAGCAGATCTCTCGGCGTGACACGGCGCGAGACGAAAGCACCTTCAAACCCCACCAGAAGTTGTTCTCCTTGCTTCAGGTACCTCGGGTCGATCCTGTTGGCGATTTCAGTGGCCGCGTCGTTGAAGGATTGCATATAATCACTTGGATTTCTCAGAATcctgaaaattgaaaaccgaAGGCAAAATTACACTAGGATTCTTCTGAAATCAATTTGGCGATAGTAGAAGTTGAGCAAAGCTAGCTGTGAGGagtttggttggtgagaaaatTGAATGAACCTGGAGCCAATTTCGCCGTAGGAGTGGAGATCGGAGATGTCGACGATGAGGCGACGGCGGTTGTGGTTGAGGACGGCCTTGATTTCGTCCATGTATATCTGTGCAATACTTTAActagttagagagagaaagcaagagagttggagaaagagagagagaggatgaggatgaggaggaggaggaggaggaggacataCGCCATCTTCCAAGAAAGCAAGGAGCTCTCGGCGGTGATTTGCCCTAACTTCTTCGCTGATGTCCATTTCGCTTCGCGCTCGAGTTCtgcagagaagagaagagaagatcGGCGACGACGGCGATTGAGAGTTTGAGATGGCGAGCGACTGCTCAGTGCTATCGAATCCCCTTTTCTCAGTCTAGGGCTATTTATTTTGGCGGGAAAATGATGGAGCTTTACCCTTCCTTTGGCGCCAATATCATCATCCCATGCCACGCTGTcgcttcccctttttttttcttctgaaatattttttcaattttacctGACTATTAATTATATGGTCATTATATTTCTCTTTCCATACGTAATGGAATAAGAGTTTCCTCATTCTTTGTGCACGGGAAATTTTTTCTTATACCCGTAATATAAGTGGTATATTATGTGTTATTATATAATtgatgaaaatttttattttgtatgctGTTAACTTTTCAACAAATGAATCTCACTACTTGTATAGAAACACATGATGTATCATCCTATGTTTCAGACgcattaaaaaatttctcatcgTGCGCATGATTCGGATGGATAGTGTAATGATCatatattaatataaaaaatgtatCAACATTTCACTATTAATATGACAGGAATACGTCGTCAATACAGGTGATGCACAAATCATTCACACAACCCAACTTCGAGGAATGAAAAAGATTATTCAAAAGCTTCTGAGTTCtagaagttttattttttggtcaaatgataattttgattaaattataatataaacGTCTACATCTTCAACaagaatattaaataaaaacttcAGACCAAGAGCATCTTAACAGAAAGCACCTTCGCAAGGTAACATATGAGGCTACAGCATAAGCAGCGGCATTTTCATTCCTCTTGACAAACACAAACCTCACCCCTCCTAATTGTCGTCATCCAACTTGAAGGTTACACAAGCTGCTAATACAAAATATGCAGAGAGGCAAATCCACGCATAAGTCTTCATGATATGGTAACG
This genomic interval from Malus domestica chromosome 05, GDT2T_hap1 contains the following:
- the LOC114825007 gene encoding uncharacterized protein At2g34460, chloroplastic-like, with the translated sequence MATPLPLLLRNPPHRLCTHRLLPPLSTTTIKPFSLVSFSSSNTRSFPILKSAQMEGGEITEEVTEISSTETNVIGKKKIFVAGATGNTGKRIVEQLLAKGFSVKAGVRNLEKAKASLPSDNPALQIVKADVTDGSAKLAEVISDDSEAVICATGFSYGWDVFAPWKVDNFGTVNLVEACRKLGVNRFILVSSILVNGAAMGQILNPAYIFLNVFGLTLIAKLQAENYIRKSGINYTIIRPGGLRNDPPTGNLVMEPEDTLSEGSISRDLVAEVAVEALRNPEASYKVVEIVSRPDAPKRSYEDLFGSIKQR
- the LOC103434983 gene encoding uncharacterized protein At2g34460, chloroplastic-like — translated: MYVAEMDLHHFQRNEIKWSAIGKKKIFVAGATGSTGRRIVEHLLAKGFRVKAGVRDLDKAKTSLPQDNPALEIVKADVTEGSAKLADAISNDSEAVICATGCRPGWNLYAPWKVDNLGTINLVEACRKLGVTRFILVSSILVNGAAMGQILNPAYIYLNVFGLALIAKLRAEQYVRESGINYTIIRPGGLRDEPPTGNLVMESADTLYQGTISRDQVAEVAVAALIRPEASYKVVEIVSPPDAPSVHVANFLVQSLAGDL
- the LOC103434984 gene encoding DNA replication licensing factor MCM3 isoform X1 — its product is MDISEEVRANHRRELLAFLEDGIYMDEIKAVLNHNRRRLIVDISDLHSYGEIGSRILRNPSDYMQSFNDAATEIANRIDPRYLKQGEQLLVGFEGAFVSRRVTPRDLLSEYIGSMVCVQGIVTKCSLVRPKVVKSVHFCPSTGNFTSREYRDITSNMGLPTGAVYPTRDENGNLLVTEYGLCKYKDHQTLSMQEVPENSAPGQLPRTVDVIVEDDLVDSCKPGDRVAIVGIYKALPGKSKGSVNGVFRTVLIANSVSLLNKEANAPIYSPDDIKNIKKIAERSDTFDLLGNSIAPSIYGHSWIKKAVILLMLGGMEKNLRNGTHLRGDINMMMVGDPSVAKSQLLRAIMNIAPLAISTTGRGSSGVGLTAAVTSDQETGERRLEAGAMVLADRGVVCIDEFDKMNDQDRVAIHEVMEQQTVTIAKAGIHASLNARCSVVAAANPIYGSYDRSLTPTKNIGLPDSLLSRFDLLFIVLDQMDPDIDRQVSEHVLRMHRYRSATGGEAMLDGSSAFGREDETDNDSSVFVKYNRMLHGKKTDRGRKRDTLTIKFLKKYIHYAKNRIEPDLTDEASEQIATAYAELRNASSNAKTGGTLPITARTLETIIRLSTAHAKLKLSRKVSKSDVDAALKVLNFAIYHKELTDMEEREQERERELERNGRANHPAGQDNGSGNGTGNEGSTTEPMDVDPHTESAAADNSSESRLKALTDVLNQVRTVQRSDSISVEALENAVNDGASVPYSSTEITFLLEELRKRNIVMVDGGTVFIIS
- the LOC103434984 gene encoding DNA replication licensing factor MCM3 isoform X2, whose protein sequence is MDISEEVRANHRRELLAFLEDGIYMDEIKAVLNHNRRRLIVDISDLHSYGEIGSRILRNPSDYMQSFNDAATEIANRIDPRYLKQGEQLLVGFEGAFVSRRVTPRDLLSEYIGSMVCVQGIVTKCSLVRPKVVKSVHFCPSTGNFTSREYRDITSNMGLPTGAVYPTRDENGNLLVTEYGLCKYKDHQTLSMQEVPENSAPGQLPRTVDVIVEDDLVDSCKPGDRVAIVGIYKALPGKSKGSVNGVFRTVLIANSVSLLNKEANAPIYSPDDIKNIKKIAERSDTFDLLGNSIAPSIYGHSWIKKAVILLMLGGMEKNLRNGTHLRGDINMMMVGDPSVAKSQLLRAIMNIAPLAISTTGRGSSGVGLTAAVTSDQETGERRLEAGAMVLADRGVVCIDEFDKMNDQDRVAIHEVMEQQTVTIAKAGIHASLNARCSVVAAANPIYGSYDRSLTPTKNIGLPDSLLSRFDLLFIVLDQMDPDIDRQVSEHVLRMHRYRSATGGEAMLDGSSAFGREDETDNDSSVFVKYNRMLHGKKTDRGRKRDTLTIKFLKKYIHYAKNRIEPDLTDEASEQIATAYAELRNASSNAKTGGTLPITARTLETIIRLSTAHAKLKLSRKVSKSDVDAALKVLNFAIYHKELTDMEEREQERERELERNGRANHPAGQDNGSGNGTGNEGSTTEPMDVDPHTESAAADNSSERLKALTDVLNQVRTVQRSDSISVEALENAVNDGASVPYSSTEITFLLEELRKRNIVMVDGGTVFIIS